Proteins encoded within one genomic window of Bacillus sp. SM2101:
- a CDS encoding nodulation protein NfeD translates to MRRIRLQFFVMMLFTAVILSFIPMKGSTSGELVYVIPLEDTVEKGLYAFIDRSISEAEEAGADLIILEINTPGGAVAAAGEIGKRISSTDVPIVAYINIHALSAGAYIALNADEIYMRPTASMGAAAVITSDGNAADEKAQSSWNTSMEGAAALNGRDPIYAIAMADKEVDLPEYNAEKGKLLTLTADQAYEVKYAEGIVNNRSELTQLLGFDNPEIVETKVSLAENIARFITNPVVVPILLSIGSIGLLVELYSPGFGVPGLMGASSLLLFFYGHFVAGLAGMEAIIFFFAGVVLIILEFFVPGGILGMIGFGSILTSLFLATDDVGHMAVSLLIAIFVTILASILLFKVFGKKIRIFNRIILRDSTNSEEGYITNRNRNDLIGKEGYTTTALRPSGTVVIDNERLDVVTEGGYIDNNKKIKVIKTEGARIVVREIV, encoded by the coding sequence ATGAGAAGAATACGTTTACAATTCTTTGTTATGATGTTATTTACAGCAGTTATACTATCTTTTATCCCTATGAAAGGCTCCACTAGTGGGGAACTGGTCTATGTCATTCCTTTGGAAGACACTGTAGAGAAAGGTTTATATGCGTTCATTGATCGTTCAATTTCTGAAGCAGAGGAAGCTGGAGCAGATTTAATCATACTAGAAATAAATACCCCTGGTGGAGCGGTGGCTGCTGCTGGAGAAATTGGAAAGCGAATTAGCTCTACAGATGTTCCGATTGTGGCATATATTAATATTCATGCTCTATCAGCAGGTGCATATATTGCATTAAATGCAGATGAAATTTATATGAGACCAACTGCCTCTATGGGGGCTGCAGCGGTCATAACAAGTGATGGTAATGCAGCAGACGAAAAGGCTCAATCATCATGGAATACATCGATGGAAGGAGCTGCGGCTTTGAACGGTCGTGACCCTATATACGCGATCGCTATGGCTGATAAAGAGGTTGATCTTCCAGAGTATAATGCAGAGAAAGGAAAGCTGTTAACTTTAACAGCTGATCAAGCCTATGAAGTGAAGTATGCTGAAGGTATCGTAAATAATCGCTCAGAGCTAACGCAATTACTCGGTTTTGACAATCCAGAGATTGTGGAAACAAAAGTGAGTTTGGCAGAAAATATCGCGAGATTTATTACAAACCCGGTTGTTGTACCCATTTTATTATCAATCGGCAGCATAGGCTTATTGGTTGAGTTATACTCACCAGGATTTGGTGTGCCAGGCTTAATGGGGGCGTCGAGTCTATTATTGTTCTTCTACGGCCATTTTGTAGCAGGCCTTGCAGGAATGGAAGCTATTATCTTCTTTTTTGCTGGCGTTGTGCTCATTATTTTAGAATTTTTTGTCCCGGGGGGAATATTAGGGATGATTGGCTTTGGGTCAATTCTTACTAGCTTATTTTTAGCGACAGACGATGTCGGTCACATGGCGGTATCGTTACTAATTGCTATTTTTGTTACAATATTAGCCTCAATTCTATTATTTAAAGTGTTTGGCAAAAAAATACGTATTTTTAACAGAATAATTCTAAGGGATTCTACAAATAGTGAAGAAGGCTATATAACGAATAGGAATAGAAATGATTTGATTGGAAAAGAAGGTTATACAACTACTGCACTTCGTCCATCTGGAACTGTTGTGATCGATAATGAACGCCTAGATGTTGTCACTGAAGGTGGTTATATCGATAATAATAAAAAAATTAAAGTGATTAAAACAGAAGGAGCTCGTATTGTAGTTAGAGAAATAGTATAG
- a CDS encoding Na/Pi symporter, producing MAMAKIISLFAVYLSIFLFGMTVMRIGLFNISHEKMKHVIKRLTINPFSGFLVGIVVTALLQSSSAVMIITIGLVATGYINFKQSIGIILGTNIGTTFTTEFITIDLEAAILPLIIIGFLFLFTNNIKLFSTGAIAFGLGCLFVAMNGFEQLAEPLSLIPSVQSFLEITNKSGIFGVGLGTFLTAIIQSSTATTGIVMGFMNENVLSLQAGIAIILGSNIGTCITAFLASIGASHEAKLTAYAHIWLNVLGVAIFYPFIKSLGTIAELLTTIPDVQLAHVSVIFNVICSLIALPLTGLIASFIIRIHSTKKIA from the coding sequence ATGGCAATGGCAAAAATCATTTCATTATTTGCTGTTTATTTATCAATATTTCTATTTGGAATGACCGTGATGCGGATAGGTTTATTTAATATTTCACACGAAAAGATGAAACATGTTATCAAAAGACTTACAATAAATCCGTTTAGCGGTTTTCTAGTCGGGATTGTTGTTACTGCATTATTGCAAAGTAGTTCTGCAGTTATGATTATAACAATCGGCTTAGTAGCAACAGGCTACATAAACTTTAAACAGTCTATTGGAATAATCCTAGGAACAAATATCGGAACAACATTTACTACAGAATTCATAACCATTGATTTAGAAGCAGCAATTTTGCCACTCATTATCATAGGATTTTTGTTTTTATTTACAAACAATATTAAGCTTTTTAGTACAGGAGCCATCGCATTTGGATTAGGCTGCTTATTCGTCGCAATGAATGGCTTTGAGCAATTAGCAGAACCCCTATCGCTCATACCTTCTGTGCAGTCTTTTTTAGAGATTACAAATAAAAGTGGTATTTTTGGCGTAGGTTTAGGAACGTTTTTGACAGCAATTATACAATCTAGTACTGCGACAACAGGAATTGTTATGGGCTTTATGAATGAAAATGTCTTAAGTTTACAGGCCGGAATCGCCATTATTTTAGGGTCAAATATCGGAACATGTATAACTGCATTCTTAGCTAGTATCGGTGCTAGTCATGAGGCAAAATTAACTGCGTATGCACATATTTGGTTAAATGTATTAGGTGTAGCCATTTTCTACCCTTTTATAAAAAGCCTAGGTACAATAGCTGAACTCCTCACCACTATTCCTGATGTTCAGTTAGCTCATGTTAGCGTTATTTTTAATGTTATTTGCTCTCTTATCGCCCTGCCACTTACTGGCCTAATTGCTTCATTTATTATTCGAATCCATAGCACAAAAAAAATAGCTTAA
- the rpsU gene encoding 30S ribosomal protein S21, producing the protein MSKTVVRKNESLEDALRRFKRSVSKTGTLQEARKREFYEKPSVKRKKKSEAARKRKF; encoded by the coding sequence ATGTCAAAAACTGTCGTTCGTAAAAACGAATCGCTTGAAGATGCTCTTCGTCGTTTCAAACGTTCGGTTTCTAAAACAGGTACGTTACAGGAAGCTAGAAAGCGTGAATTCTATGAAAAGCCAAGCGTAAAACGTAAGAAGAAGTCTGAAGCCGCTAGAAAGCGTAAATTCTAA
- a CDS encoding GatB/YqeY domain-containing protein encodes MGLLERLNTDMKQAMKNKEKEKLSVIRMVKSSLQNEAIKIGSSQLSEDEELTVLSRELKQRKDSLQEFEKAGRSDLVDKLKDEISLLEIYMPKQLSEDEIKEIVKETIAAVNASSKADMGKVMGALMPKVKGKADGSLVNKVVQQFLS; translated from the coding sequence ATGGGTCTTCTTGAACGTTTAAATACTGATATGAAGCAAGCGATGAAAAATAAAGAAAAAGAAAAACTTTCCGTCATTAGGATGGTTAAGTCTTCACTTCAAAATGAAGCCATTAAAATAGGCAGTAGCCAACTATCTGAAGACGAGGAGTTAACTGTACTTTCTCGCGAATTAAAACAACGTAAAGACTCCCTCCAAGAATTTGAAAAAGCTGGTCGTTCAGACCTGGTAGATAAACTGAAAGATGAAATTTCATTATTAGAAATTTATATGCCAAAGCAACTTTCAGAAGATGAAATTAAAGAAATAGTGAAAGAAACCATTGCTGCAGTGAATGCTTCTTCCAAAGCTGACATGGGTAAAGTAATGGGAGCGTTGATGCCAAAGGTCAAAGGTAAGGCCGATGGTTCTCTCGTGAATAAAGTTGTACAACAATTTCTTTCTTAA
- the mtaB gene encoding tRNA (N(6)-L-threonylcarbamoyladenosine(37)-C(2))-methylthiotransferase MtaB, with product MPSVAFHTLGCKVNHYETEAIWQLFKEAGYERIEYDQTADVYVINTCTVTNTGDKKSRQVIRRAVRRNPDAVICVTGCYAQTSPAEVMAIPGVDIVVGTQDRIKMLDYIEQYQAERQPINGVGNIMKARTYEELEVPTFTDRTRASLKIQEGCNNFCTFCIIPWARGLMRSRDPQEVIKQAQQLVDAGYKEIVLTGIHTGGYGEDMKDYNLAMLLRELDEQVIGLKRIRISSIEASQITDEVIDVLNKSDKIVRHLHVPLQSGSDTVLKRMRRKYTMEHFGERLTKLKEALPGLAITSDVIVGFPGETSEEFMETYNFVKEHRFSELHVFPYSKRTGTPAARMEDQVNEQIKNDRVHQLIALSDQLAKEYASDFEGEVLEVIPEERLKDDPSGELYVGYTDNYLKVILPANDEMIGKIVKVKITKAGYPYNEGQFVKVIEDDNVINNIKLSS from the coding sequence ATGCCTTCAGTTGCGTTTCACACTCTTGGTTGTAAAGTTAACCATTATGAAACAGAAGCTATTTGGCAATTATTTAAAGAAGCAGGCTATGAACGTATTGAATACGATCAAACTGCTGATGTTTATGTAATAAATACTTGTACTGTAACAAATACAGGTGATAAAAAAAGCAGACAGGTGATTCGTCGTGCTGTTAGAAGAAATCCAGATGCGGTCATTTGTGTAACGGGTTGTTATGCGCAAACCTCTCCAGCAGAAGTAATGGCTATTCCTGGAGTCGATATTGTTGTCGGGACACAGGATCGTATAAAAATGCTGGATTATATTGAGCAATATCAAGCGGAACGTCAACCAATTAATGGTGTTGGAAACATTATGAAAGCCCGTACTTATGAAGAGCTCGAAGTTCCAACATTTACAGATCGGACTAGAGCATCTTTAAAAATACAAGAAGGTTGCAATAATTTTTGTACATTTTGTATCATTCCTTGGGCACGTGGACTCATGCGTTCACGAGATCCACAGGAAGTAATTAAACAGGCACAGCAGCTCGTTGATGCTGGATATAAAGAGATTGTATTAACAGGTATTCATACGGGTGGATATGGCGAAGATATGAAAGATTATAATTTGGCAATGCTTTTACGTGAGCTTGATGAACAAGTAATAGGCTTAAAGCGTATTCGTATATCGTCGATTGAAGCAAGCCAAATTACGGATGAAGTGATAGATGTCCTAAATAAATCAGATAAAATAGTTCGTCACCTGCACGTTCCATTACAATCAGGTTCTGATACTGTCTTAAAACGTATGCGTAGAAAATATACGATGGAGCATTTTGGGGAAAGGTTGACAAAACTTAAAGAAGCCCTTCCAGGTCTTGCAATTACATCAGATGTGATTGTAGGATTCCCAGGAGAAACATCTGAAGAATTTATGGAGACATATAATTTTGTTAAAGAACATCGTTTCTCAGAACTTCATGTGTTTCCATATTCTAAGCGAACTGGAACACCAGCAGCTCGTATGGAAGACCAAGTAAACGAACAAATAAAAAATGACAGAGTCCATCAATTAATAGCGTTATCAGATCAATTGGCAAAAGAGTATGCTTCTGATTTTGAAGGAGAAGTACTTGAGGTTATTCCTGAAGAGCGGTTAAAGGATGATCCTAGTGGTGAATTATATGTGGGCTATACAGATAATTATTTAAAAGTAATCTTGCCTGCAAATGATGAAATGATTGGCAAAATAGTCAAAGTAAAAATTACAAAAGCCGGTTATCCTTATAATGAAGGCCAATTCGTTAAAGTAATTGAAGATGACAATGTTATTAACAATATTAAGCTTTCGTCTTAA